The Anaeromusa acidaminophila DSM 3853 DNA window GTGTGTCTTTAGCGGACGGCAGTTGTGTAGAGATTGCCGCCGACAAAGGGAAAATTCTTGCTGCAGGACGTCGGGCTGCGATACTGGAACTGGAGCTGGAATTGGTGTCCGGCCAGGAAACAGCGCTCTTTTCTTTGGGGGAAGAGCTGGCCCGACGCTTTCCGCTGCTCCCGGCCAGCAGCAGCAAGTTTCATCGAGGCTTATTGCTGGCGGGATTGACGGAAGCAAGCGAGGAAATTTCACCGAGCTGTGCGGCGGGGACCCGCTTGGCGATGCTGCATTGGCTGCGTACGGCGATATATTGGCAAGAACAGTTTTTGCAGCGTCCTGAGGAAGTGCGGCCGGTCCATCAACTGCGCGTGGCGTTGCGGCGGATGCGCTCGGTGCTTTCTTTTTGTCGTCCTTTTTTGGAGGTCGAGGCGTGCCGGCATTATCAGGAAGAATTGCGTCATTGGGGCGAGCAACTGGCTGGCGTGAGAGAAACCGATGTTCTCTTGGCAACTCTTGCTGCCAGCGGTCTAGATGCGGGAGCCGGAGTGCTGGGGGAACTGGAAACGGATTTGACTGCTCGCCGGCAGGTGCTGGCGGCGGATGTGGCTCGCGAGATGGCGAAAGGCTGGTCGACTCCCTTAGTACTTGCGTTGTGGCAGTGGCTGTTGTCGCCGGCTTGGGCGGCGGAGCCAACCGCGTCCGAGTTAACAGCGCGCCTGTCAAAGTGGTTGGTTAAACTGCGCAAAGTGGGCGACGCAGCGGACCTTACGCTACAGGATGAATTGCATGATTGGCGCATTCAAGGAAAAAAGGTGCGTTACGCGTTTGAATTTTGCTTGTTGCAGCGGCTACGTCTGGCTCCGGAAATGATTGAAACGCTGGTGGAAATTCAAGACGCCCTTGGAGAACTTCATGATATTCAAGTACAACATCAATTGTTGATGCAATGGCGGGATGTTCCGGGGACGGCATGGGAAGCCGGCTTTTTAGCCGGCTGGCAGGAACATGAGCGGCGGCGCATGCTGCCGGATTTAAAGAAGCTGCGGAAGGATTTTCGCCGCTATGTTCGGCGGTGGCTGCGAGAGCACGCCGGTTAGCAAGATGGAGTAACGAAAATGAATCTTCAACTTTCGACACAATTAAAACAGCAACTGACGCTGACTCCTGCGCTCTGCCAGTCTTTAGCGGTGCTGCAGATGGCTGCGCTAGAACTGGAACAGAACTTACAGCAGCAGGCTGAAGAAAATCCGCTGTTGGAGTGGGAAGAGGGCGCTCCGCCGGATTATGAGGCATTGGCTCGTTATTTAGATACTCCCGGAACGGCGGCGGGAACGGCGGCAACCAAGGACGATGAGGAAATGCCGCCTCCCTGGGAACGCGCTGCAGCGGAGCAAACGTTAACTTTAGGGACTTTTTTAGAAAAACAGCTTGTAGAAAGCGGCTGCCCCCAAGGGCTAAAATCGTTGGTGCGTTTTTTTATCGGCTGTCTGGATGAACGAGGGTATTTGACGGTGAGCATAGAGGAAGCGATTGCTTGCCTGGAACGTGACGCCGAAGAGGTGCAAGCGGCGTTGTTTTGGCTGCAGTCGCTGGAACCACCAGGCGTAGGGGCGTCCGGCTTGGAAGAATGCTTGCTTTTGCAGTTGCAGCGTCAAGGAGCGGGTGAATCATTAGCGGCTAAGCTGGTGGAAAAAGGGCTGCTGGATGACGTGGCTCAAGGTCGTTGGAAGAGGTTGACGCAGGCGTTGGCCTGCACGCAGGAAGAGCTGGATGAGGCATTACATTGCTTGCGGTCTTTAGACCCGCGCCCAGGCCGGGCCTTTGCTACGGCGGAAACGGTGTATGTACTGCCGGATGTGCGAATTGAACGGCAGGGGGACGAGTTTCGCGTAGAAGTGGCAATGCCTTGGAAAGGGCTTACCATTAGCCAGGAATACCGTAAAATGGTTTCTGGCGGCGGCGAAGCGGTTAAAGAATTTGTACAGGGACGGCTGAATGCGGCGCTGCAGCTTTTGAAGAGCTTGGATCAGCGTCGACAGACGCTGCAAACACTGGCGGAAATCTTGGTGCAGCGTCAGGAAGACTTTTTCTTGCATGGTCGGCGGCATATGAAGCCGTTATCTATGCGCCAAATGGCGGATGAACTGGGAGTTCATGAATCAACGGTCAGCCGGACCGTGGCCGGGAAATACGCCTTAACGCCGCATGGTTTGCTGCCGTTGCGCGATTTCTTTCCAGCCGCCGCCTTTGCTGTAGGCGGGGAGAATGTTGCAGCCGATGGCGTCAAGGAGCGCATTCGCGCCTTGATCCAGGAGGAGCCGCAGGGGGAACCGCTGAGCGATCAAAAACTCTGCGAAATGTTGAGTGAAGAAGGAATTCCTATTTCGCGGCGTACAGTAGCTAAATATCGCGAAGAAATGCATATACCGTCTTCTTCGAAAAGAAAGAGAAAATAAAAAGACCGCGCGGTTGCGCGGTCTTTTTGTATCCAAAAGAGAGTATTACTTAAAGTTCCAAGCTTCTTGAAGCTGCGAGGCGAAGCCGCGGATCTCTTCAAGCCGGTGCTGGGCGGCAGCTGCGATCTCTTCTTGCAGTGTCGGTACAATCCACTCTTTTTGCTGAGCCAGCAAATGCAAAGAAAGTAGAGAGTGAACAACAATTAAAACGTCTTCTTCTTGACGAGCCCATTTTGCTAAGAGCTGCACTACTTGCTGCAGATCCCACTCATCCCAGAAAACACGCCCATAAAACAAAGCAATTTTGGCGCGCACCGTTGGTTGGGTGATTTTAGAAAGCTCATATACTAAAAGGCGCTTGTAAGGAGAGAGAAAAAGAGGCCGCTCTTGGGTCACGCGATCGACGAGTTCTGCGGCTAATGTGCGAATATGCGCTTCTTCATGTGTTAAGCCTCGCATGATTTCATCCATAACAAGCGGATCGGCGGCCGCCACTTCGGGGAGCCTTTCAAAAAGATCATGCGCTTCAGCGGTGTTTTCGGTAAATAATTCCCATGGCACTGACAAAATAATAGCCTCCTTATAACTTGGCTGTATAATTTTTACACTAAAAAAGGATTAAGGCGATACAGTTGACGAATTTAATAAAGTTAGCATAACACGACTTGGGCGCAACTGCAAGGGAGGCCGTGAAGCATTGTAAATGCTGGCGAAGCGTTCCTTGCAGCGGTGAATTTAAAAGCGTAATTAGCAGTTGATGAAGCGCGAAGAAAGTAGCTCCTTGCTTTGATTCCGCTAGAAAACAAGGAATTAAGCGGATAAACACGAATGTATTTTTAATAGTAGGATGAGATATGGAGGGTTCGGTAATGAGCGTACGGAAAAAAATGGTTCTTTCCTTTTCAGGCTTGTTTGCATTGATACTGCTGCTTGTTTCGGCAGGCGGATATTTTTTTGTTAAAGAGCAGCTTTCAAGGCAGCTCGAGCAGCGGTTGGAAGCTTCTGTGGAGGCGCAAGAGCATCGCATAGAAGGCTGGCTGAATACGAAAAAAGCCGTTGTAGAATTAACGGGAAGCATGGTTCGGAAATTATCGGGCAATGCGGCCGTTGCTCCCGCTTGGCTTGGCGCATATCAAGGCATGG harbors:
- a CDS encoding CYTH and CHAD domain-containing protein, which encodes METELKLQVAEPKCWQAILDFLPTLDGGGEIQSGRFRAIYYDTPEGSLRKARMALRIRQENGRWMATLKGGGTSLGGLHQRQEWNVPLPRKQAPSLALFEDAEAAALLKEAVQAEEQELSWKALLETDFERTFLRVSLADGSCVEIAADKGKILAAGRRAAILELELELVSGQETALFSLGEELARRFPLLPASSSKFHRGLLLAGLTEASEEISPSCAAGTRLAMLHWLRTAIYWQEQFLQRPEEVRPVHQLRVALRRMRSVLSFCRPFLEVEACRHYQEELRHWGEQLAGVRETDVLLATLAASGLDAGAGVLGELETDLTARRQVLAADVAREMAKGWSTPLVLALWQWLLSPAWAAEPTASELTARLSKWLVKLRKVGDAADLTLQDELHDWRIQGKKVRYAFEFCLLQRLRLAPEMIETLVEIQDALGELHDIQVQHQLLMQWRDVPGTAWEAGFLAGWQEHERRRMLPDLKKLRKDFRRYVRRWLREHAG
- the rpoN gene encoding RNA polymerase factor sigma-54, coding for MNLQLSTQLKQQLTLTPALCQSLAVLQMAALELEQNLQQQAEENPLLEWEEGAPPDYEALARYLDTPGTAAGTAATKDDEEMPPPWERAAAEQTLTLGTFLEKQLVESGCPQGLKSLVRFFIGCLDERGYLTVSIEEAIACLERDAEEVQAALFWLQSLEPPGVGASGLEECLLLQLQRQGAGESLAAKLVEKGLLDDVAQGRWKRLTQALACTQEELDEALHCLRSLDPRPGRAFATAETVYVLPDVRIERQGDEFRVEVAMPWKGLTISQEYRKMVSGGGEAVKEFVQGRLNAALQLLKSLDQRRQTLQTLAEILVQRQEDFFLHGRRHMKPLSMRQMADELGVHESTVSRTVAGKYALTPHGLLPLRDFFPAAAFAVGGENVAADGVKERIRALIQEEPQGEPLSDQKLCEMLSEEGIPISRRTVAKYREEMHIPSSSKRKRK